Proteins from a single region of Pseudomonadota bacterium:
- the fdhF gene encoding formate dehydrogenase subunit alpha: protein MQEIKFTIDGKDVTGGKGQTILEIALKNGIDIPYLCYHPKVSKTGACRICTVRVNEVMLKTACTEPAMDGMRVITEDEEIVKIRKGILELLLAEGDHNCLYCDSNGACELQALVHRYNIEQVNYEYPKRSREIDYESSEGLKRNENRCILCGRCVKACAEIQVSNVWSFTDRGGHTHLTSDLYEKIGDSSCVQCGTCVQLCPTGSLSLQTVLGRGENWELTKESSICIYCGVGCKIDYYKNKEGLLVKAVGHDDGPNRGHLCVKGRFGFDFVQNGKRLSKPLIKRNGVFEEASWDEALNLVASKFTEIKEKYGPDSIGSLSSAKCTNEENYLMQKIMRAVIGTNNVDHCARLUHSSTVAGLAAVFGSGAMTNSIREIPLSEGFLVIGSNTTENHPVIGSMIKNEVINNGKKLIVVDPRRIELSRCADYYFQIKPGTNIAILNGLMHVLIREGLYNKGFVEKRCEGFEELAKTLEKYTPEYVAGICGIDNPEDIEKAARLMAQLKPMALFYSMGITQFVSGMNNVKSTANLQMLLGNMGAAGGGVNPLRGQNNVQGACDMGALNSVYPAYQPVANEENKTKFEKAWGVSGLPTKPGLTLVEMFNAAVAGKLKAIYEMGENPVMSDPNQHHVIEALESLDFFVVQDIFLTETAQYADVVLPACSFLEKEGTATNTERRVQPMHRVLPPWGDTRDDWWITMQIANRMGAKWDYKGPKDIFEEIRTVTPSYAGITYERVEKELIQWPCPTTDHPGTQYLHKDKFSRGLGLLTAIDYTPPAEETDAEYPIILTTGRILEHFHTGTMTRNSKILDQIVPEGFVEIHPNDAKNYNITDGEVISVSSRRGSIRIKAKVTDRLKPNVVFIPFHFFEAAANILTIDALDPVCKIPEYKVCSCKIEKIYL, encoded by the coding sequence ATGCAAGAGATTAAGTTCACCATCGATGGAAAAGATGTGACAGGGGGGAAGGGTCAAACCATCCTTGAGATTGCTCTGAAAAATGGTATTGATATCCCATACTTATGTTATCATCCTAAAGTCAGCAAAACCGGTGCATGTCGTATCTGCACTGTCCGTGTGAACGAAGTGATGTTAAAAACAGCATGCACTGAACCAGCAATGGACGGGATGAGGGTAATCACTGAGGATGAAGAAATAGTAAAAATAAGAAAGGGAATTTTAGAACTCCTTCTTGCCGAGGGTGACCATAATTGTCTTTATTGTGATTCCAATGGTGCGTGTGAATTGCAGGCCCTTGTACACAGGTATAATATTGAACAGGTAAATTACGAATATCCTAAACGAAGCCGCGAGATTGATTATGAATCGAGTGAGGGTTTAAAGAGAAATGAGAACAGGTGCATTCTCTGCGGGAGGTGTGTGAAGGCATGTGCTGAGATCCAGGTATCGAATGTGTGGAGTTTTACTGATAGGGGAGGTCACACCCACCTTACCTCAGATTTATATGAAAAGATCGGGGATTCAAGTTGTGTTCAATGCGGCACATGTGTTCAGCTGTGTCCTACTGGTTCCCTTTCACTCCAGACAGTCCTTGGTAGAGGTGAAAATTGGGAACTCACGAAGGAATCAAGCATCTGTATATACTGCGGTGTTGGATGTAAGATAGATTACTATAAAAATAAGGAGGGTCTACTTGTAAAGGCTGTGGGTCATGATGATGGACCCAACAGGGGCCATCTCTGCGTTAAGGGAAGATTCGGTTTTGATTTTGTTCAGAACGGAAAGAGATTGTCAAAACCCCTCATTAAGAGAAACGGTGTATTCGAGGAGGCAAGCTGGGATGAAGCCCTCAATCTTGTAGCGAGTAAGTTTACCGAGATAAAAGAAAAGTATGGTCCTGATTCAATTGGTTCCTTATCTTCGGCAAAATGTACCAACGAGGAAAATTATTTAATGCAAAAGATTATGAGGGCGGTAATAGGGACGAATAATGTTGACCATTGTGCCCGTCTCTGACACAGCTCAACCGTCGCCGGTCTGGCGGCAGTATTTGGTTCTGGGGCAATGACTAATTCAATTCGGGAGATACCCCTGAGCGAAGGCTTTCTTGTAATAGGGTCAAACACAACAGAAAATCATCCTGTCATCGGGTCGATGATTAAAAATGAAGTAATCAACAATGGTAAAAAACTGATTGTCGTAGATCCAAGAAGGATTGAACTTTCTCGATGTGCAGATTATTACTTCCAGATAAAACCTGGTACCAATATAGCAATCCTCAATGGCCTCATGCATGTTTTAATAAGAGAAGGTCTTTATAATAAAGGGTTTGTTGAGAAAAGGTGCGAGGGTTTTGAAGAGCTTGCAAAAACCCTTGAAAAATATACCCCTGAATATGTTGCAGGAATTTGCGGAATAGATAACCCGGAGGATATTGAGAAGGCTGCGAGGCTTATGGCTCAATTGAAACCGATGGCACTTTTCTATTCTATGGGTATAACCCAATTTGTGTCGGGTATGAATAATGTCAAATCAACGGCCAATTTACAAATGCTCCTTGGTAATATGGGTGCGGCAGGTGGTGGGGTGAACCCGCTGAGAGGTCAGAATAATGTTCAGGGTGCATGTGATATGGGGGCACTTAATTCGGTGTATCCTGCATATCAGCCAGTTGCAAATGAGGAGAACAAAACAAAGTTTGAAAAGGCATGGGGTGTTTCAGGATTGCCTACCAAACCTGGTCTTACCCTTGTTGAGATGTTTAATGCAGCAGTTGCCGGTAAGCTGAAAGCCATATATGAGATGGGCGAGAACCCAGTAATGTCTGATCCAAATCAACACCATGTGATTGAAGCCCTTGAATCCCTGGATTTTTTTGTCGTTCAGGATATTTTCCTTACGGAGACAGCACAGTATGCTGATGTGGTGTTGCCGGCATGTTCGTTCCTTGAAAAGGAGGGAACGGCAACTAATACAGAGAGAAGGGTTCAACCCATGCATAGGGTACTTCCTCCATGGGGCGATACGAGGGACGATTGGTGGATTACCATGCAGATAGCCAATAGAATGGGCGCAAAATGGGATTATAAAGGACCTAAAGATATCTTTGAGGAGATAAGGACAGTTACCCCATCATATGCGGGAATCACGTACGAAAGGGTTGAGAAGGAACTGATACAGTGGCCATGTCCTACGACAGATCATCCTGGGACACAGTATCTGCACAAGGATAAGTTTTCACGGGGCCTTGGTTTACTTACTGCGATAGATTATACCCCGCCAGCGGAAGAAACAGATGCTGAATACCCTATAATATTGACCACCGGGCGTATACTTGAACATTTTCATACAGGGACCATGACAAGGAACTCAAAAATTCTTGATCAGATTGTGCCGGAAGGGTTTGTGGAGATCCATCCCAACGATGCAAAAAATTATAACATCACGGATGGCGAGGTTATATCAGTATCGTCGAGGAGGGGGAGCATCAGAATAAAGGCAAAGGTGACGGACAGGTTGAAACCCAATGTGGTTTTTATTCCTTTTCATTTCTTCGAGGCTGCAGCGAACATATTGACTATAGATGCCCTTGACCCAGTGTGTAAGATCCCAGAGTACAAGGTGTGCTCTTGTAAGATTGAAAAAATTTATCTGTAA
- the nuoF gene encoding NADH-quinone oxidoreductase subunit NuoF, with amino-acid sequence MITTEDIKGVIEKRGSAKEHLMFILRDLENLSGNNQLDIDVLKKVAEMTNIPKSAIAGFVGFYTMFKTNLRARFIIRVCKSGPCHVMGARTIFDAIERNLGIKPGKATPDGLFYLEKCECLGVCSVAPAMMINYDIHGNLTEKKIKQILKSYKSRKPIFGEKCGPEVEGKTCVIDDDRQTKRLLTMVGKVDPLSIDSYIKNGGYTAIRKAIKEYSSDDVINIVKDSGLRGRGGAGFPAGLKWSFMPKGDMQKYVICNADEGEPGTFKDRVLMEENPHLIIEGMLLCGYATGATVGYIYVRGEFRRAIERLQKAIDQARERGILGKYIAGPTFSFDIFIKEGGGAYVCGEESSLMNSMEGKRGYPRFRPPFPAGAGFMGMPSNVNNVETYVSVPMIIEHGAGWYKSLGTEKCSGTKLYCLSGKLNRTGLVELPMGATLRDIIDIYGKGIKDGKTLKFAQVGGSAGGILGKDLLDLPLDIDQTIKAGVTLGSGVVLACDEDTCAVDFLLNILSFFAHESCGQCVPCRVGTSQLHYLAKKFAMRTAVEKDIDTMVEKAQLMKQASLCALGQSPILPITTTLKYFREEFLRHCDSGYNCPECDRTIARFYT; translated from the coding sequence ATGATAACAACAGAGGATATAAAAGGCGTAATCGAGAAAAGAGGAAGTGCAAAAGAGCATCTTATGTTTATATTGCGGGATCTGGAGAATCTTTCTGGTAATAATCAGCTTGACATTGATGTGTTGAAGAAAGTAGCTGAGATGACGAATATCCCAAAGAGCGCCATTGCAGGTTTTGTGGGCTTCTATACCATGTTCAAGACAAATCTTAGGGCACGGTTTATTATAAGGGTTTGCAAGTCGGGGCCGTGTCATGTTATGGGGGCAAGAACAATTTTTGATGCAATAGAGCGAAATTTAGGTATTAAGCCTGGTAAAGCAACCCCTGATGGTCTGTTCTATCTTGAAAAGTGTGAATGCCTTGGTGTTTGCTCGGTAGCCCCTGCTATGATGATAAACTATGATATCCATGGCAATCTTACTGAGAAAAAAATAAAACAGATTTTAAAGTCTTATAAATCCAGAAAGCCAATCTTTGGAGAAAAATGCGGGCCGGAGGTAGAGGGTAAGACTTGCGTTATTGATGATGATAGACAGACAAAGAGACTTTTAACCATGGTTGGCAAGGTTGACCCTCTTAGCATTGATAGTTATATAAAAAATGGAGGGTATACCGCGATAAGGAAGGCCATCAAAGAATATTCTTCAGATGATGTGATCAATATTGTGAAGGATTCAGGGCTCAGGGGTAGAGGTGGTGCAGGATTTCCTGCAGGCCTGAAATGGTCGTTTATGCCGAAAGGGGATATGCAGAAGTATGTGATATGTAATGCCGATGAGGGGGAGCCAGGTACCTTTAAAGACAGGGTCCTTATGGAGGAAAATCCCCATTTGATTATTGAGGGGATGTTACTTTGCGGGTATGCGACCGGTGCCACCGTTGGTTATATTTACGTGAGAGGGGAATTCAGGCGTGCCATTGAGAGACTTCAAAAGGCTATAGACCAGGCAAGAGAAAGAGGAATATTGGGGAAGTACATTGCAGGTCCAACATTCAGCTTTGATATTTTTATTAAAGAAGGTGGCGGTGCGTATGTATGCGGTGAGGAATCATCACTTATGAATTCAATGGAAGGCAAGCGAGGTTATCCACGGTTCAGACCTCCATTCCCCGCAGGGGCTGGTTTTATGGGGATGCCGTCAAACGTTAATAATGTTGAGACATATGTATCTGTCCCGATGATTATTGAGCATGGTGCCGGATGGTATAAGTCACTTGGCACAGAAAAATGCTCTGGAACAAAACTTTACTGCCTGTCGGGTAAACTGAATAGAACAGGGCTTGTTGAACTGCCAATGGGGGCAACCCTTCGTGATATTATTGATATATATGGAAAAGGTATTAAAGATGGAAAAACCCTTAAGTTTGCACAGGTGGGTGGTTCAGCTGGAGGTATCCTTGGTAAAGATTTACTTGACCTACCTCTTGATATAGATCAGACAATAAAAGCTGGTGTTACGCTTGGTTCCGGAGTTGTCCTTGCGTGCGATGAGGATACCTGTGCGGTCGATTTTCTCCTGAATATACTCAGTTTCTTTGCCCACGAATCCTGTGGTCAGTGTGTCCCATGCAGGGTCGGGACATCACAATTACACTATCTTGCAAAGAAGTTTGCAATGAGGACGGCAGTAGAAAAGGATATCGATACTATGGTTGAAAAAGCACAGTTGATGAAACAGGCTTCACTATGTGCCCTTGGGCAATCACCCATACTGCCGATAACAACAACGCTAAAGTATTTTAGAGAAGAATTTTTAAGGCACTGTGATTCTGGCTATAACTGTCCGGAGTGCGACAGAACAATAGCAAGATTTTACACATAA
- a CDS encoding formate/nitrite transporter family protein, whose protein sequence is MANKPVEIVQLAGDAGKYKANLTPGNYLIRSFMAGLLIAVGGALATVCSTGLENTMGPGFKSLIAGAVFPVGLIAIVITGMSLFTGDTMLIPMAVFQKKTTWGRVFNAWFWVYIGNFIGSLFWAYLMAVGPFSKGGSPEITVFGQNAIGIAQAKTLPYMAAGGIGLWSAFMKGIGCNLLVNLAILLAISSKNMIGKFFGIWFPIMAFVSSGFEHSVANMYFIPVGIMLGAKVTWGQFIQWNLIPVTLGNIVGGGIFIGAVYFYSFKKELSTVSPT, encoded by the coding sequence ATGGCCAACAAACCTGTAGAAATTGTGCAGCTGGCAGGAGATGCTGGAAAGTACAAAGCAAATTTAACACCTGGTAACTATTTAATAAGAAGTTTTATGGCGGGTCTGCTTATTGCTGTTGGTGGAGCACTCGCTACTGTCTGTTCAACTGGATTGGAAAACACCATGGGTCCTGGTTTTAAATCTCTTATCGCCGGGGCAGTATTCCCGGTAGGGTTGATTGCAATCGTTATCACCGGTATGTCACTTTTTACCGGTGATACCATGCTTATACCAATGGCTGTTTTTCAGAAGAAAACAACATGGGGCAGGGTTTTTAATGCGTGGTTCTGGGTCTACATTGGTAACTTTATCGGTTCGCTATTCTGGGCGTATCTGATGGCAGTTGGACCATTCAGCAAGGGTGGAAGTCCCGAGATAACGGTTTTTGGACAGAACGCGATCGGTATAGCACAGGCAAAAACATTACCATATATGGCAGCTGGAGGCATTGGACTCTGGTCAGCTTTTATGAAGGGCATTGGGTGTAACCTTTTAGTGAACCTTGCCATATTACTAGCCATTTCATCCAAAAACATGATAGGAAAGTTCTTTGGAATCTGGTTCCCGATAATGGCATTTGTCTCTTCAGGATTTGAACATAGCGTTGCAAATATGTATTTTATACCGGTAGGTATAATGTTAGGTGCGAAGGTAACATGGGGACAGTTCATTCAGTGGAATTTGATACCAGTAACCCTTGGAAATATTGTGGGCGGGGGTATCTTCATCGGCGCTGTCTACTTTTATTCCTTTAAGAAGGAACTTTCTACTGTATCACCAACATAA
- a CDS encoding CBS domain-containing protein, with translation MKTVKDILKAKKSEVWSISPTATVFEALKLMGEKEIGALVVMEKGEAVGIVSERDYARKVILKGKSSKDTLVQEIMTSHMFSVKPENTIEECMVLITAKRIRHLPVFDKNKFVGLISIGDVVKSIISEQEKLIEQLSDYIAGKYV, from the coding sequence ATGAAGACCGTCAAGGACATTCTGAAAGCAAAAAAAAGCGAGGTCTGGTCAATTTCACCAACTGCCACGGTGTTTGAGGCACTGAAGCTCATGGGGGAAAAGGAAATAGGGGCTTTAGTAGTTATGGAAAAGGGAGAGGCTGTCGGTATCGTCTCAGAACGTGATTATGCAAGAAAGGTTATTCTGAAAGGGAAATCGTCAAAAGATACCCTCGTTCAAGAAATCATGACCTCACATATGTTCAGTGTAAAACCTGAAAACACTATTGAAGAGTGCATGGTGCTCATAACAGCTAAACGTATAAGACACCTGCCTGTTTTCGATAAAAACAAGTTCGTTGGTTTGATTTCTATCGGGGATGTGGTAAAGTCCATAATCTCAGAACAGGAAAAGCTCATCGAACAATTAAGCGACTACATTGCAGGTAAGTACGTATAG
- a CDS encoding enoyl-CoA hydratase/isomerase family protein: protein MAVILESYQDEVYTITLNRPDKKNAMNSEFLVSLYAALQNAEKESAQIIIIRGSGKAFCAGGDTLEFKNSKDAGALIDSMAEMLHKSIKMIRNIGAITIAVLEGVTVGAGIGLALACDITVATKNTVMNMGYRRIGLTPDGGGSIFLPRLIGAKRFNELYLFSRNINMVEAKELGLVNFIFEEEELEEKLKQILKDLKALPMETIPYFKNLVNYSSYLGLDQHLDKERLYVSELACKEQFKERLEEFFKKK from the coding sequence ATGGCTGTAATACTGGAATCGTATCAAGATGAGGTATACACAATCACTCTGAACAGACCTGATAAAAAGAATGCAATGAATTCAGAATTTCTTGTGAGTCTGTATGCTGCTTTACAGAACGCCGAAAAGGAATCTGCTCAAATAATAATTATCAGAGGCTCTGGAAAGGCTTTTTGTGCAGGTGGAGATACACTTGAATTCAAGAATAGCAAAGATGCAGGGGCATTGATTGATTCAATGGCTGAGATGCTTCATAAAAGCATAAAGATGATAAGAAACATAGGTGCCATTACCATTGCTGTATTAGAAGGTGTTACCGTGGGGGCAGGTATCGGGCTTGCACTGGCATGTGATATAACGGTTGCCACTAAAAACACTGTAATGAACATGGGTTATAGAAGGATAGGTCTCACGCCTGATGGCGGAGGAAGCATATTCCTCCCGAGACTAATAGGGGCAAAAAGGTTTAATGAACTGTATCTATTTTCCCGCAATATAAACATGGTTGAGGCAAAGGAGCTTGGCCTTGTTAATTTCATATTTGAAGAGGAAGAATTAGAAGAAAAGTTAAAACAGATCCTAAAAGACCTTAAAGCACTACCAATGGAGACTATTCCGTATTTCAAAAATCTTGTCAATTACTCCTCATACCTTGGTCTTGATCAACATCTTGACAAAGAGAGGCTCTACGTTTCAGAACTTGCATGCAAGGAGCAATTTAAAGAGAGATTGGAAGAATTTTTTAAGAAGAAGTAA